The DNA window GTTAATGGTAAATTTGTAAGAATCACAAATGCTGGATTAAAAGAATCTCATCCACATGATGTAATAGTTACAAAAGAAGCACCAAATTATAGTGGAATTAAATAGGAGAAAAAATGTTGCTTTTTGATCTTGATAATAAAGAAGAAAAGAAGAATGAATATGATAAATTAAGAAAAGATATAGAAATATATAATCAACATTACTATAATTTAGATGAAAGTCTTATTACAGATCAAGAATATGATATGTTATTAAAGAGGTTAGAAATTTTAGAAAAAGAATACCCAGAATTTAAACTAGAAAATTCACCTACAGAAATTGTAGGTGGAAAATCTAGTGATAAATTTAAAAAGGTAAAACATAAAAAATCTATGTTAAGTTTAGCAAATACATATTCTATGGATGATTTAAGAGCATTTGATCAAAGAGTTAAAAAAGATGTAGGAGAAAATGTTGAATATATTTTAGAACTAAAATTAGATGGATTGAGTATTAGCCTTATATATGAAAAAGGGAAATTAATTCAAGCCATTACACGTGGTGACGGTACTGTTGGAGAAGATGTTACTGAAAATGTAGCTCAGATTTCAAGTATTCCTAAAATATTAAGAGAGGAAATAGATTTAGAGGTTAGAGGAGAAATTGTTCTACCATTAAAAGAATTTGAAAGAATTAATAGTGAAAGAGAAGAAAATGGAGAAACAGTTTTTGCCAATCCTAGAAATGCAGCAGCTGGAACAATAAGACAATTAGATTATAGTATAGTAAAAGATAGAAATTTAGATTGTTATTTATACTATTTAGTTGATGCAGAAAGATATGATGTAAAAACACACTTAGAATCTATTGAATTTATAAAAAAATTAGGTTTTAAAACAACGGGAGTATTTACAAAATGTAATAAAATAGATGATTTAGAAAAAGAAATTGTATATTGGAATGAAAATAGAAAAAAACTTGATTATGAAACTGATGGTTTAGTAATTAAAGTTAATGAATTTGAATTACATAATATATTGGGTTATACAGCTAAATCACCTAAGTGGGCAATAGCATATAAGTTTAAAGCAGAACAAAAAGAAACAAAGGTAGTAGATGTAAGTTTTCAGGTTGGTAGAACGGGGGTTATTACCCCAGTAGCAGAACTTGAGCCAGTGAATATTTCTGGTTCAGTTGTAAAACGTGCATCACTTCATAATTTTGATGAAATAGAGAGATTAGGTTTAAAAATAGGAGATATTGTAATAATAGAGAAAGCTGCTGAAATAATACCTCAAGTAGTAAAAGTACTATTTGAAAAAAGAAGTGGTTTTGAAAAAAATATTTCAATAATTACGAATTGTCCTTGTTGTAATAGTTTGCTGATAAAAGAAGAAGGACAAGTTGCACTTAAATGTAAAAACCCTAATTGTATTGAAAAATTAAAAAGAAAAATAGAATATTTTGTAAGTAGAGATGCTTTAAATATTCAAGGATTAGGTAATAAAATAATTGATAGATTTGTTGATTTATCAATTATAAAAAATGTAACAGATTTATTCACTTTAGATAAATATAAAGAAGAATTAATGAATTTGGACAAAATG is part of the Streptobacillus canis genome and encodes:
- the ligA gene encoding NAD-dependent DNA ligase LigA, translated to MLLFDLDNKEEKKNEYDKLRKDIEIYNQHYYNLDESLITDQEYDMLLKRLEILEKEYPEFKLENSPTEIVGGKSSDKFKKVKHKKSMLSLANTYSMDDLRAFDQRVKKDVGENVEYILELKLDGLSISLIYEKGKLIQAITRGDGTVGEDVTENVAQISSIPKILREEIDLEVRGEIVLPLKEFERINSEREENGETVFANPRNAAAGTIRQLDYSIVKDRNLDCYLYYLVDAERYDVKTHLESIEFIKKLGFKTTGVFTKCNKIDDLEKEIVYWNENRKKLDYETDGLVIKVNEFELHNILGYTAKSPKWAIAYKFKAEQKETKVVDVSFQVGRTGVITPVAELEPVNISGSVVKRASLHNFDEIERLGLKIGDIVIIEKAAEIIPQVVKVLFEKRSGFEKNISIITNCPCCNSLLIKEEGQVALKCKNPNCIEKLKRKIEYFVSRDALNIQGLGNKIIDRFVDLSIIKNVTDLFTLDKYKEELMNLDKMGQKSVEKLLANIDEAKNISFDKLFYSLGIEYVGKTTSKLVVSHFETIEKILDAELEDLMAIEGVGEKVAASIYNYFKDEENIALINEMKNIGFNFIYEKEQVLNNDFITNKKFLATGKFENFSREEIKDLIVKNGGIYLSSVSKNLDYLIVGEKAGSKLDKAEKLGVKVLDEEEFLKLSNLKG